From a single Catenulispora sp. EB89 genomic region:
- a CDS encoding putative Ig domain-containing protein, with the protein MRISSRLRATARLATAVALGSALAVAGASGATASPAPAATSSASANLIAAEAAGSAHASQPALSTANQGSTHACSAVIVVGHQSCFALKRNGVGVSSNAVSPNAIPSGVGYGPSQLQSAYNLTSTSASNGSGRTIALVDAYDDANAASDLAAYRSAAGLPAGTFSKVNQNGQTSPLPSAPPAGDDWTLEESLDLDMASAICPLCKIVLVEANDDSSDGLYVAQNTAASLAGYISNSWGGSESSTESSQDSSYFTHASGIVTTVSAGDSDYGASYPATSPNVVSVGGTNLTTASNSRGWTESVWNTTPGSEGTGSGCSSYEAKPSWQAALSLPSGCSNRIDNDVAADADPATGVAVYDTSNGNTGWNEVGGTSASSPMVAAMFALAGNAGATPAQDIYQHTSNFYDVTSGNDGSCTPAYLCTAETGYDGPTGIGTPNGIAGLQTGSSTETVSVTNPGTQTSTQGTAISTLQISATDSAGKSLTYSATGLPAGLSISSSGAITGTPTGTGSSTVTVTASSGTASGSTSFTWTVNAQGGTETVSVTNPGSQTSTQGTAISTLQISATDSAGKSLTYSATGLPAGLSISSSGAITGTPTGTGTSSVTVTASSGTASGSTTFSWTVNSSGGGCTATQLLGNPGFETGSATPWSATSGVINSDTTSEPAHSGSYDAWLDGYGTTHTDTLSQKVSIASTCKTANFSFWLHIDTAETTTTTAYDKLSVQVLNASGTVLGTLATYSNLNHNSGYTQHSFSLASYIGQTITLKFTGTEDSSLQTSFVIDDTGLNVN; encoded by the coding sequence GTGAGAATCAGTTCACGCCTGCGCGCGACCGCGCGCCTGGCAACAGCCGTTGCCCTGGGCAGCGCGCTGGCCGTCGCCGGCGCCTCGGGGGCCACCGCCTCCCCGGCCCCGGCCGCGACCTCCTCGGCATCCGCAAACCTGATCGCCGCGGAAGCCGCCGGTTCCGCCCACGCCTCGCAGCCCGCGCTCTCGACGGCGAACCAGGGCTCCACGCACGCCTGCTCCGCCGTCATCGTCGTCGGCCACCAGTCCTGCTTCGCTCTGAAGCGGAACGGGGTCGGCGTCTCGTCGAATGCGGTCTCCCCGAACGCCATCCCGTCCGGCGTCGGATACGGGCCCTCGCAGTTGCAGTCGGCGTACAACCTGACGTCGACGTCGGCCTCGAACGGTTCGGGCCGCACGATCGCGCTGGTCGACGCCTATGACGACGCCAACGCCGCATCCGACCTGGCCGCGTACCGTTCGGCCGCGGGTCTGCCCGCGGGCACCTTCTCCAAGGTGAACCAGAACGGCCAGACCTCGCCGCTGCCCTCGGCCCCGCCGGCCGGCGACGACTGGACCCTTGAGGAGTCCCTGGACCTGGACATGGCCTCGGCGATCTGCCCGCTGTGCAAGATCGTGCTGGTCGAAGCCAACGACGACTCCAGCGACGGCCTGTACGTCGCGCAGAACACCGCCGCGAGCCTGGCCGGCTACATATCGAACTCGTGGGGCGGCTCCGAGTCCTCGACCGAGAGTTCGCAGGACTCCTCGTACTTCACGCACGCCTCGGGCATCGTGACCACCGTGTCCGCGGGTGACTCGGACTACGGGGCTTCGTACCCGGCGACCTCGCCGAACGTCGTCTCCGTCGGCGGCACGAACCTGACCACCGCTTCGAACTCGCGGGGCTGGACCGAGTCGGTGTGGAACACCACCCCGGGCTCTGAAGGCACCGGATCGGGCTGCTCCTCCTACGAGGCGAAGCCCTCGTGGCAGGCCGCGCTGAGCCTGCCGTCCGGCTGCTCCAACCGCATCGACAACGACGTCGCCGCCGACGCCGACCCGGCCACCGGCGTAGCCGTCTACGACACCTCCAACGGCAACACCGGCTGGAACGAAGTCGGCGGCACCTCGGCCTCCTCCCCCATGGTCGCCGCGATGTTCGCCCTGGCAGGTAACGCCGGCGCCACCCCGGCGCAGGACATCTACCAGCACACCAGCAACTTCTACGACGTCACCTCCGGCAACGACGGCAGCTGCACCCCGGCCTACCTGTGCACCGCCGAAACCGGCTACGACGGCCCCACCGGCATCGGCACCCCCAACGGCATCGCCGGCCTGCAGACCGGCAGCAGCACCGAGACAGTGTCGGTCACCAACCCCGGCACCCAGACCTCGACACAGGGCACTGCGATCAGCACCCTGCAGATCTCGGCGACCGACTCCGCCGGCAAGTCGCTGACCTACTCCGCCACCGGACTCCCGGCCGGCCTGTCGATCAGCAGCTCCGGCGCCATCACCGGCACCCCGACCGGCACCGGCAGCTCGACCGTGACGGTCACCGCATCGTCCGGCACCGCCTCGGGTTCGACGTCCTTCACCTGGACGGTCAACGCCCAGGGCGGCACCGAGACCGTCTCGGTGACCAACCCCGGTAGCCAGACCTCGACGCAGGGCACTGCGATCAGCACCCTGCAGATCTCGGCGACCGACTCCGCCGGCAAGTCGCTGACCTACTCCGCCACCGGACTCCCGGCCGGCCTGTCGATCAGCAGCTCCGGCGCCATCACCGGCACCCCGACCGGCACCGGCACCTCCAGCGTCACCGTGACGGCGTCTTCGGGCACCGCCTCGGGCTCCACGACGTTCTCCTGGACCGTCAACTCCTCCGGCGGCGGCTGCACCGCGACCCAGCTGCTCGGCAACCCCGGCTTCGAGACCGGCAGCGCCACCCCCTGGTCCGCCACCTCCGGCGTCATCAACAGCGACACCACCTCCGAGCCCGCCCACTCCGGCAGCTACGACGCCTGGCTCGACGGCTACGGCACCACCCACACCGACACCCTGTCGCAGAAGGTCAGCATCGCCTCCACCTGCAAGACGGCGAACTTCTCCTTCTGGCTGCACATCGACACCGCGGAGACCACGACCACCACCGCCTACGACAAGCTGTCGGTACAGGTCCTCAACGCCTCCGGCACCGTGCTCGGCACCCTGGCCACCTACAGCAACCTCAACCACAACAGCGGCTACACCCAGCACTCCTTCAGCCTGGCCAGCTACATCGGCCAGACCATCACCCTGAAGTTCACCGGCACCGAGGACTCCTCGCTGCAGACCTCCTTCGTCATCGACGACACCGGTCTGAACGTGAACTGA
- a CDS encoding AAA family ATPase translates to MSERLTRFEGFRDSVRARMTDALAQELNVLWNRAAAAGVEPERMAAALETWRGRMQRAAHGRVGGAATSFVSTSYVSTPFVSRTAELGQLVDLVRQAGSGRAGTAMIAGEAGVGKTRLIAEFTEQARHDLNAHVLSGSCVKLGDGVLPYAPLVESLRALLWEKGPEMVRQVAGPAWNDLADLVSDVAGGGFGSGGGGSAGAAGPDVGVPGRLRIFNAVRRMLERLGTTAPVVLVFEDLHWADQSTLDLVSYLTHTMADERTLLACSHRSALPAGHRLRKMLAEPGFGPRVTSMELPRFTEAELTLFLDEFAPLDRDATRRYYEVCDGNAFFAEQLAVSGVLSGPADSVEEPVPRSVEELVLARVSALSAAARRVLRIASAARRVDDRLLEAVSGLEPDVLDEALNECQDQGMLVLDAVEGRYVVPHALLGSAVYKAMAPRERRCLHGEVAQALAAGAGGAFARDWGVAVEVAHHWHRARRRPEALVAAVRAGETTMRVRGFPEAVGHYRRALTLWEQVAEPEESAHCSREQILLALADAARWAGHAGQAVAHVQEAVDAAGPHANPRRLGELYERLGSYQREARVVPEDGHAYAEAVRLLAQAAPDEAVYARALSGLAMAEVRAGAYDTALDRAQEAVALAHDCGDAAAENKALNAAGVALAVSGRTAESEPVLRQALDVADRADRLEDVLRTYSNLARTLAFTGDTAGSADQARAGLRRAQALGLAGTRLGGALAGNAGSSLMLLGHWNEATDLLNEALADRPHAENTARLRLTLAGIEVERGRFADAETLIDELRGQHSGDPWLTAALHACEAELWCWRGQPVRAYGAACRGLEGTDNALMRLRLCAVGLRAAADHRLRHSSGIPAAGGDLVDIATEEAATLPETAVVQLLRRQCEAEHRRASAADSPEDWAAVAAGWDGVERPYPAAYARWREATAAVRDGAAGAVATATQAAEAAARLGAEPLRAEAARLVARLGGGGTAGGLTGDIAAESKTIGIAVDEHVASSDTAGGSAARDAAAGSAVAPELGIASLTPREADVLRLLATGCSNREIGSRFQLAEGTVATHVHRIMRKLGVQNRTEAALWAVRNGLGAEGE, encoded by the coding sequence ATGTCCGAACGACTGACGCGCTTCGAGGGATTCCGGGACTCGGTGCGCGCCCGAATGACGGATGCGCTCGCGCAGGAGTTGAACGTGCTGTGGAACCGGGCCGCCGCGGCCGGGGTCGAGCCCGAGCGGATGGCTGCGGCGTTGGAGACCTGGCGCGGCCGGATGCAACGGGCCGCGCACGGCAGGGTCGGTGGGGCGGCGACGTCGTTCGTCAGCACGTCGTACGTCAGCACGCCGTTCGTCAGTCGGACCGCCGAACTCGGGCAGCTCGTCGATCTGGTGCGCCAGGCCGGATCGGGGCGGGCCGGCACGGCGATGATCGCCGGCGAGGCGGGTGTCGGGAAGACGCGGTTGATCGCCGAGTTCACCGAGCAGGCTCGCCACGACCTCAACGCGCATGTGTTGTCGGGTTCGTGCGTCAAGCTCGGCGACGGGGTCCTGCCGTACGCGCCGCTGGTCGAGTCGCTGCGTGCGCTGCTCTGGGAGAAGGGTCCTGAGATGGTGCGGCAGGTGGCCGGGCCGGCGTGGAACGATCTGGCCGATCTGGTCTCGGATGTCGCAGGGGGCGGTTTCGGGAGCGGTGGCGGTGGCTCGGCTGGTGCCGCCGGGCCGGACGTGGGAGTGCCGGGACGGTTGCGGATCTTCAACGCCGTGCGGCGGATGCTGGAACGGCTCGGCACGACCGCGCCGGTGGTGCTGGTCTTCGAGGACCTGCACTGGGCCGACCAGTCGACGCTGGATCTGGTCTCGTATCTGACGCACACGATGGCCGACGAACGGACGCTGTTGGCGTGCAGCCACCGGTCCGCGCTGCCGGCGGGGCACCGGCTGCGGAAGATGCTGGCCGAGCCGGGATTCGGGCCGCGGGTGACGAGTATGGAGTTGCCGCGCTTCACCGAGGCGGAGCTGACCTTGTTCCTCGACGAGTTCGCGCCGCTGGATCGGGACGCGACGCGGCGGTACTACGAGGTCTGCGACGGCAACGCGTTCTTCGCTGAGCAGTTGGCGGTGTCCGGGGTGTTGAGCGGGCCGGCCGACTCGGTCGAGGAGCCCGTGCCGCGGTCCGTCGAGGAGTTGGTGCTGGCTCGGGTTTCCGCGCTCAGTGCGGCGGCTCGGCGCGTCCTGCGGATCGCGTCGGCGGCACGTCGGGTCGACGATCGGTTGCTGGAGGCGGTGAGCGGGCTGGAGCCCGATGTCCTCGACGAGGCACTGAACGAGTGCCAGGACCAGGGCATGCTGGTTCTGGACGCGGTCGAGGGCCGGTACGTCGTGCCGCACGCGCTGCTCGGCTCGGCGGTCTACAAGGCGATGGCTCCGCGAGAGCGCCGGTGTCTGCATGGTGAGGTCGCTCAGGCGCTGGCTGCGGGCGCCGGGGGTGCTTTCGCCAGGGACTGGGGCGTCGCGGTGGAGGTGGCGCACCACTGGCATCGGGCGCGGCGTCGTCCGGAGGCGCTGGTCGCGGCCGTGCGGGCCGGGGAGACGACGATGCGGGTGCGCGGCTTCCCCGAGGCGGTGGGCCACTATCGACGGGCACTGACTTTGTGGGAGCAGGTGGCCGAGCCGGAGGAGTCGGCGCACTGTTCCCGCGAGCAGATCCTGCTCGCATTGGCGGACGCGGCCCGGTGGGCCGGGCACGCCGGGCAGGCCGTCGCGCATGTGCAGGAGGCGGTCGACGCCGCGGGACCGCATGCGAACCCGCGGCGCTTGGGCGAGTTGTACGAGCGGCTGGGCAGCTACCAGCGGGAGGCGCGGGTGGTGCCCGAGGACGGCCACGCGTACGCCGAGGCCGTGCGGCTGTTGGCGCAGGCCGCGCCGGACGAGGCGGTGTACGCCCGGGCGTTGTCCGGGCTGGCGATGGCCGAGGTGCGGGCGGGGGCGTACGACACGGCGCTGGACCGTGCGCAGGAGGCGGTGGCGCTGGCGCACGACTGCGGCGACGCCGCCGCGGAGAACAAGGCGCTCAACGCGGCCGGCGTGGCGCTGGCCGTCAGCGGCCGGACGGCGGAGAGCGAGCCGGTGCTGCGGCAGGCGCTGGACGTCGCGGACCGCGCCGACCGCCTAGAGGACGTGCTGCGCACGTACAGCAACCTCGCGCGAACGCTGGCCTTCACCGGCGACACGGCCGGCTCGGCCGACCAGGCCCGCGCCGGCCTCCGACGCGCCCAGGCGCTGGGGCTGGCGGGCACGCGCCTCGGCGGCGCACTGGCCGGCAACGCCGGCTCGTCGCTGATGCTGCTGGGGCACTGGAACGAGGCCACGGACCTGCTGAACGAGGCGCTGGCGGACCGCCCGCACGCCGAGAACACCGCCCGCCTACGGCTGACCCTGGCCGGCATCGAGGTGGAACGCGGCCGGTTCGCCGACGCGGAGACCCTGATCGACGAACTGCGCGGACAGCACAGCGGCGACCCGTGGCTCACCGCGGCACTGCACGCCTGCGAGGCGGAGCTCTGGTGCTGGCGCGGGCAACCGGTCCGGGCCTACGGGGCGGCGTGCCGGGGTCTGGAGGGCACCGACAACGCACTGATGCGCCTCCGCCTGTGCGCGGTGGGGCTCCGGGCAGCGGCCGACCACCGCCTGCGGCACTCGAGCGGGATTCCGGCGGCGGGCGGGGACCTGGTCGACATCGCCACGGAGGAGGCGGCGACGCTGCCGGAGACCGCGGTGGTGCAGCTGCTGCGGCGACAGTGCGAGGCCGAGCATCGGAGGGCGTCGGCGGCGGACTCGCCGGAGGACTGGGCCGCGGTCGCCGCGGGTTGGGACGGGGTGGAGCGGCCGTATCCGGCGGCGTACGCGCGATGGCGGGAGGCAACTGCGGCAGTGCGCGATGGCGCGGCGGGAGCGGTGGCGACGGCGACTCAGGCCGCTGAGGCCGCGGCTCGGCTCGGGGCGGAGCCTTTGCGGGCTGAGGCGGCGCGGTTGGTCGCGCGGTTGGGGGGCGGGGGCACGGCGGGCGGCCTGACCGGCGATATCGCAGCCGAGAGCAAGACAATCGGCATCGCAGTGGACGAACATGTGGCCAGCAGCGACACGGCGGGCGGTAGCGCGGCGCGTGATGCAGCGGCAGGCAGTGCGGTGGCGCCCGAACTCGGCATCGCGTCCCTGACCCCGCGCGAGGCCGATGTGCTCCGGCTGCTCGCCACCGGCTGCTCCAATCGCGAGATCGGGAGTCGCTTCCAGCTCGCCGAGGGCACTGTGGCCACGCATGTGCATCGCATCATGCGCAAGCTCGGGGTGCAGAACCGGACCGAGGCGGCGTTGTGGGCCGTCAGGAATGGGCTTGGGGCGGAGGGCGAGTAG
- a CDS encoding CHAT domain-containing protein, which yields MDHQDPSNLREEVQKLLPRAVALVAVGPSAAPPSAPDLDRMIEEASELEARAGTCLADDDASLGTLRVALGTLYAFRGNRFGWTDAHRAQALRCFRAARAGGHLTAVANLEAMLLFVVMLVPAKVADFGPDVTGKLGSMLALIREMQESGPIIADLHELRELIEEIVAAHPDDPRAAKLKAFSVTLNIWLRLMRDPSNVTTAEMRGHVEDLPVQPTGQIGALLGELMKQAENLERRQDPEVPSLPAAAETALAADQALPWDDLTILIEMCVPGALDRAEFQTLISSYEAEGTSRSLGIAAFGRLAMAVRTNDPQEVDRALRNLREVMNSPDAGEMAWLLTSVYPSLLSWSASSHGNRQDEAKALGLFQGDGLQTPDPELDEIGLVSGNLGQSLRISQAIEAEDESALAGLIAEFAQAGPTPDAFAEWQFLQPMQQALAKLALAVRRHDGDMAREAYAHLQVAREKPMPEAVRPLMESLASSAHMIVGALENQPVEVGKAVESARDLLMTDLGPYDGAVQTRMLLASGLMAQYLLLSDGPARAKFLGEAIDALEQAKDLLTERTGTQTASRVLWSLAEALRSRRDAARRDNRRAVALTRESLELVAGDVLLQLGAEHGLQTARTGALRGLRAAGWALEEYRVEDAIRVLELGRGLVLRATATAGTVPDRLRAVHEVELAEQWERSSAGSGKDAGRVGEVGGNGEAVSDAAVPGADAAQFNLPSDLRRRALEALRAPRTAASDAASGPGSDSQPQRDLLVVPTLAQIVGHLDRAGLDALVYLLPGTDDTAGKVLMVLRDGATRELPLTSLGKVDDYLDQSARRYQRLRSQERQERQERQEPTRDLEPETRWELSLDELCAWAGTAVMNRVIAALPFVPTPEAPGRVVLIPCGRLGLVPWHAALVAPRPSTAGLSRPPRACDVLVVSYAASADELVRSLSRRRTPYATDPVLVVDPSRTLRYAEEEAVTLRRTYLPAARLMGSVKGQEVEAAGTPEQVQAALTGDGGREPASMVQIIAHGTASSRPTASRLLLARPDGAEEESEDDGGPEYLTVAEIVDASRPGSRDRFSSLVILDCCETDLSSRDHDEALTLTTAFVARGATDVIGSRWAVDDWATAVCMVVFHHYLAGGGRTPAEALRAAQRWMLDADREPIPAVSEHLLQEMQTPLDDVSKWAPFIHQGNAGLS from the coding sequence ATGGACCACCAGGACCCCTCAAACCTGCGTGAGGAAGTACAAAAGCTGCTGCCCCGAGCGGTGGCGTTGGTCGCCGTGGGGCCTTCGGCGGCACCGCCGTCCGCCCCCGACCTCGACCGGATGATCGAGGAGGCCTCCGAGCTCGAAGCGCGCGCGGGCACCTGCCTCGCCGACGACGACGCGTCGCTGGGCACGCTGCGAGTGGCGTTGGGCACGCTGTACGCGTTCCGGGGCAACCGCTTCGGATGGACGGACGCGCATCGGGCCCAGGCCCTGCGCTGTTTCCGAGCCGCGCGCGCCGGCGGCCACCTGACCGCCGTGGCCAATCTGGAGGCGATGCTGCTGTTCGTGGTGATGCTCGTGCCGGCGAAGGTGGCTGATTTCGGGCCGGACGTGACCGGCAAGCTGGGCTCGATGCTGGCTCTGATCCGGGAGATGCAGGAGAGCGGGCCGATCATCGCCGACCTCCACGAGTTGCGCGAGCTCATCGAGGAGATCGTCGCCGCTCACCCGGACGATCCGCGTGCCGCCAAGTTGAAGGCCTTCAGCGTGACGCTGAACATCTGGTTGCGGCTGATGCGGGATCCCTCGAACGTCACGACGGCCGAGATGCGCGGACACGTCGAAGATCTGCCCGTCCAGCCGACCGGCCAGATCGGGGCGCTCCTGGGCGAGCTGATGAAGCAGGCTGAGAACCTTGAGCGGCGCCAAGATCCTGAGGTACCGAGTCTGCCGGCGGCCGCGGAGACGGCGCTGGCTGCCGACCAGGCCTTGCCCTGGGACGACCTGACCATATTGATCGAGATGTGCGTGCCCGGGGCACTCGATCGGGCCGAGTTCCAGACACTGATCAGCAGCTATGAGGCCGAGGGCACGAGCCGGAGTCTGGGGATCGCCGCGTTCGGCCGGCTCGCCATGGCCGTCCGCACGAATGATCCCCAGGAAGTGGATCGGGCCCTGCGGAACCTGCGGGAGGTGATGAACAGTCCGGACGCCGGTGAGATGGCCTGGCTCCTCACCTCGGTCTATCCCAGCCTGCTGTCATGGTCGGCGTCCTCCCACGGCAACAGGCAGGACGAGGCGAAGGCCTTGGGGCTGTTTCAGGGCGACGGGCTTCAAACGCCGGATCCGGAGCTCGACGAGATCGGTCTGGTGAGCGGAAACCTCGGGCAAAGTCTGCGAATCTCCCAAGCCATCGAGGCCGAGGACGAATCAGCCCTGGCCGGTCTCATCGCAGAGTTCGCCCAAGCCGGTCCGACTCCGGATGCCTTCGCCGAGTGGCAGTTTCTCCAACCGATGCAACAGGCGCTGGCGAAGCTTGCGTTGGCGGTGCGCCGTCACGACGGGGACATGGCTCGCGAGGCGTACGCGCATCTCCAGGTCGCGCGCGAGAAGCCGATGCCGGAGGCGGTACGACCGCTCATGGAAAGCCTCGCGTCCTCGGCGCACATGATCGTCGGGGCGCTCGAGAATCAGCCGGTGGAGGTCGGGAAGGCTGTCGAGAGCGCGCGCGACCTGCTGATGACAGACCTGGGCCCCTACGACGGGGCTGTCCAGACCCGGATGCTTCTGGCCTCCGGGCTGATGGCGCAGTACCTCCTGCTCAGCGACGGTCCCGCCAGGGCAAAGTTCCTCGGTGAGGCGATCGATGCCCTCGAACAGGCCAAGGACCTGCTCACCGAGCGCACCGGCACGCAGACCGCGAGCCGCGTCCTGTGGAGCCTGGCGGAGGCGCTGCGGAGTCGGCGCGACGCCGCGCGGCGCGACAACCGCCGGGCGGTGGCGCTGACGCGGGAGTCGCTGGAGCTGGTGGCCGGGGACGTGCTGTTGCAACTCGGGGCCGAGCACGGGTTGCAGACGGCGCGGACCGGCGCTCTTCGTGGGTTGCGAGCCGCCGGCTGGGCGCTGGAGGAGTACCGCGTCGAGGACGCGATCAGGGTGCTGGAGCTGGGACGAGGCCTCGTCCTGCGCGCCACGGCGACCGCCGGGACCGTGCCGGACCGGCTGCGTGCGGTCCATGAGGTGGAGCTCGCTGAGCAGTGGGAGCGCTCAAGTGCGGGTTCTGGGAAGGATGCCGGCCGGGTCGGCGAAGTCGGCGGGAACGGCGAGGCGGTGTCGGACGCAGCGGTGCCCGGTGCGGACGCCGCGCAGTTCAACTTGCCCAGCGATCTGAGGCGTCGCGCGCTGGAAGCCTTACGCGCGCCGCGTACGGCTGCTTCGGATGCCGCATCGGGACCGGGCTCGGACTCCCAGCCGCAGCGCGATCTGCTGGTCGTGCCGACGCTGGCGCAGATCGTCGGACACCTGGATCGGGCCGGTCTGGATGCCCTGGTCTACCTGCTGCCCGGTACCGACGACACGGCCGGCAAGGTCCTGATGGTCCTCCGGGACGGCGCCACTCGGGAGTTGCCGCTCACCAGCCTGGGGAAGGTGGACGACTACCTCGACCAGTCGGCCCGGCGGTATCAGCGGTTGCGGAGCCAGGAACGTCAGGAACGTCAGGAACGTCAGGAACCGACGCGGGATCTCGAGCCCGAAACGCGCTGGGAGCTCTCGTTGGACGAGCTCTGCGCCTGGGCCGGGACCGCGGTGATGAACCGGGTCATCGCGGCGTTGCCTTTCGTGCCCACGCCGGAAGCCCCCGGCCGTGTCGTGCTCATCCCCTGCGGCCGGCTCGGTCTGGTGCCCTGGCACGCGGCGCTGGTCGCCCCCAGGCCGTCGACGGCGGGGCTGTCCCGGCCGCCGCGGGCGTGCGATGTGCTCGTCGTGTCGTATGCGGCGTCGGCGGATGAGCTGGTGCGCAGTCTTTCCAGGCGCAGGACGCCGTATGCCACGGATCCGGTCCTGGTCGTGGACCCCAGCAGGACCCTGCGTTACGCCGAGGAGGAGGCCGTCACGCTGCGTCGGACCTACCTACCCGCGGCGCGGCTCATGGGGTCGGTGAAGGGCCAGGAGGTCGAGGCGGCGGGGACACCCGAGCAGGTGCAGGCGGCGCTCACCGGGGACGGCGGCCGGGAGCCGGCGTCGATGGTGCAGATCATCGCGCACGGCACGGCGAGTTCGCGGCCGACGGCCTCGCGGCTTCTGCTGGCGCGGCCGGATGGGGCGGAGGAAGAGTCCGAAGACGACGGCGGCCCCGAATACCTCACGGTGGCCGAGATCGTGGACGCCTCGCGGCCCGGCTCGCGAGACCGGTTCTCCTCGCTGGTCATCCTCGACTGCTGCGAGACCGACCTGAGCAGCCGCGACCACGACGAGGCGCTGACCCTCACCACGGCGTTCGTGGCGCGCGGCGCGACCGACGTGATCGGCTCCCGGTGGGCCGTCGACGACTGGGCGACCGCGGTCTGCATGGTCGTCTTCCACCACTATCTCGCCGGCGGCGGCCGTACTCCGGCCGAAGCCCTGCGGGCAGCCCAGCGCTGGATGCTGGACGCCGACCGGGAGCCGATTCCGGCGGTGAGCGAGCATCTGCTCCAGGAGATGCAGACGCCGTTGGACGACGTCTCGAAGTGGGCTCCGTTCATCCACCAGGGCAACGCAGGGCTTTCATAA
- a CDS encoding 4Fe-4S single cluster domain-containing protein, whose amino-acid sequence MSAPTLRISRSHYPVTALGPGIRLGVWVQGCPLACHGCMSRDTWDAAGGVDVAVEDLIDRWRTALADGATGLTVSGGEPLEQAGPLAEFLRRAAEVRAAVRADGAVAAAAGYGEADILLYTGYELAELDEEQLAATRYADALISGRYEAGQPTDLVWRGSANQRLRPLTELGLRRYAVSVDKHVPAPPLQLRVDESGVWVIGVPRPGTLSRIDRTLRQAGLVVDGVTWRASGKKESEVLPCPND is encoded by the coding sequence ATGAGCGCCCCGACACTCCGGATCAGCCGGAGCCACTATCCCGTCACCGCCCTCGGCCCCGGAATCCGCCTCGGGGTATGGGTGCAGGGATGCCCGCTGGCCTGCCACGGCTGCATGTCCCGGGACACCTGGGACGCCGCCGGCGGCGTCGACGTCGCGGTCGAGGATCTGATCGACCGCTGGCGGACCGCGCTGGCCGACGGGGCCACCGGGCTGACCGTCAGCGGCGGCGAACCGCTGGAGCAGGCCGGGCCGCTCGCGGAGTTCCTGCGGCGCGCGGCCGAGGTCCGCGCTGCGGTCCGTGCCGACGGCGCGGTCGCTGCGGCAGCCGGCTACGGCGAGGCCGACATCCTGCTGTACACCGGGTACGAGCTCGCCGAGCTCGACGAGGAGCAGCTGGCCGCGACGCGGTACGCGGACGCGCTGATCAGCGGCCGTTATGAGGCCGGGCAGCCGACGGATCTGGTGTGGCGCGGCTCCGCGAACCAGCGGCTGAGGCCGCTCACCGAGCTGGGGCTCCGGCGCTACGCGGTTTCCGTGGACAAGCATGTGCCCGCTCCCCCGCTGCAACTGCGCGTGGACGAATCAGGGGTCTGGGTCATCGGGGTGCCTCGGCCCGGCACCCTGAGCCGTATCGACCGGACGCTGCGGCAGGCCGGGCTGGTCGTGGACGGGGTCACCTGGCGGGCTTCCGGCAAGAAAGAAAGCGAGGTGCTGCCATGTCCGAACGACTGA